A portion of the Cryptomeria japonica chromosome 5, Sugi_1.0, whole genome shotgun sequence genome contains these proteins:
- the LOC131067361 gene encoding protein IQ-DOMAIN 32 encodes MGRSSGVGCLRIITFGQDSRKVRPRRNGQEGEELQKNASKSRWSFRKRASHHRVLRTTVVNETSSSSAERNDKELVYEQDKQAMPVSTEKITLSTLMENTSVNEEITVIPSTMETSVSYAVESGDNANKSMEVNSAIKIQAAIRAYLARRTFCRLKGIVRLQAHVRGQLVRKQAARTLRCVQAIIKLQALVRARQVRLSEQGLAIQERLQLIRQQNGSEQSKLERNSSNPSLNNSCILAGKLFANGFARQLLETVPKADSPHMEYDPDDSNSGWKWLERWMSVSSRESNLLVQPKNGLDHQQQIEKAVSLEAKEIIKELNSKQAPNLDQPEVKDKTQIFSLTRELNSTLNSTSDQLQPEDGRNIDSSRKVSKSIVDSIADQLSKQLKEVSSSGSSKHDVQNEDSDFTLKEASALALDHVSNQHETESERCNNNSRNVQSPKCDSVSDNSNNQLRNLFNSILEPVLDQSRVESDRSQVTLKQKIHPTVDSCSYQTKVDGDNLTCNLTKGPNSTSDLVPHLPEPRNDISAHNSKENLNVIPDSVSDQQNIEGKDDSNAMTDSLYEVNNESKNSNCSLSKVSDSTSDLYLNQQKQEVENSLLNYSDVSNSTSNIVLDLNEAKTESPNCSLEQTSNMKPHIIPVQVEAEAAKCTHSSKRLSTSKLDSVLDQPNVMKKFLNSTFESNSEQLKYESEKNMSSSEKMENLAVFSSDDTSVQPEKVSNSETDYVANRPINEPDPPFNSMSDQIKSPIEADNFKCNEDKLSSSIADSVSDKLEAKSEKSMPNLTDMSTSVCASNAKESMSGELHRVQEPVPIIQGSSSIQFSARSSPERSDDSTVQKNVVSCGDSISSNPVKVESPIENDSENSVINRKATRKQKFPISGKSDHSPSNSQVIPSVPHYMAATVSAKAKARPHNSPKSSPDIHEDATNAKRRNSLPGSHGKQQSVSPRRSLTQFQRSSNGNSVLSPTASLEKQKHEWRR; translated from the exons AAGAATGCTTCTAAGAGTAGATGGAGTTTCCGGAAAAGAGCTTCTCATCATCGGGTGCTTAGAACCACCGTGGTAAATGAAACATCGTCCTCAAGTGCAGAGAGAAATGATAAGGAATTAGTTTATGAGCAGGACAAGCAGGCAATGCCTGTAAGCACAGAAAAGATTACCCTCTCAACATTGATGGAGAATACATCAGTAAATGAAGAAATTACAGTGATACCAAGCACAATGGAAACAAGTGTCAGTTATGCTGTTGAAAGTGGTGATAATGCTAATAAAAGCATGGAAGTAAATTCAGCCATCAAGATCCAGGCAGCTATCAGGGCATATTTG GCGAGGAGAACATTTTGCCGTCTTAAAGGCATTGTGAGATTACAAGCCCATGTTCGTGGGCAGTTAGTTAGGAAACAGGCTGCAAGAACTTTGCGTTGTGTGCAAGCAATCATCAAATTGCAAGCTTTGGTTCGTGCTCGTCAAGTCAGATTATCAGAACAAGGATTGGCCATTCAAGAGAGACTTCAACTTATACGACAACAAAATGGTTCAGAACAAAGCAAATTG GAGAGGAATAGTTCAAATCCTTCATTGAACAACAGTTGCATTCTAGCAGGGAAGCTATTTGCTAATGGATTTGCTCGTCAG CTTTTAGAGACTGTACCAAAGGCAGATTCTCCGCATATGGAGTATGACCCAGATGATTCCAATTCAGGATGGAAATGGTTGGAACGTTGGATGTCTGTGTCCTCCAGGGAGTCTAATTTGTTGGTTCAACCAAAGAATGGCTTGGATCATCAACAGCAAATTGAGAAAGCAGTCTCTTTAGAGGCCAAAGAGATAATAAAGGAGTTAAATTCAAAGCAAGCTCCAAATTTGGACCAGCCTGAGGTTAAAGACAAGACACAGATTTTTAGCTTGACGAGGGAATTGAATTCAACATTAAATTCAACTTCAGATCAGCTTCAACCTGAAGATGGGAGGAACATTGATAGCTCAAGAAAGGTGTCAAAATCAATAGTAGATTCTATTGCAGATCAGCTGAGCAAGCAGTTGAAAGAAGTGTCAAGTTCAGGTTCTAGTAAGCATGATGTTCAAAATGAGGactctgattttactttaaaagagGCTTCAGCATTAGCATTGGATCATGTTTCAAATCAGCATGAAACTGAGTCTGAGAGATGCAACAATAACTCAAGAAATGTGCAATCTCCAAAATGTGACTCTGTTTCTGATAATTCAAACAACCAGTTGAGAAATTTGTTCAATTCAATTTTGGAGCCTGTTTTGGATCAGTCTCGAGTTGAATCTGATCGTTCTCAGGTAACCTTAAAACAGAAAATACATCCAACAGTGGATTCCTGTTCTTATCAGACAAAAGTTGATGGTGACAACTTAACATGCAATTTGACAAAAGGACCAAACTCAACTTCTGATTTGGTCCCACACTTGCCTGAACCAAGAAATGATATTTCTGCCCACAACTCGAAAGAGAATTTGAACGTTATACCAGATTCTGTTTCAGACCAGCAAAACATAGAGGGTAAGGATGACTCAAATGCAATGACAGATTCTTTGTATGAGGTAAATAATGAATCTAAAAATTCCAATTGTAGCTTGAGCAAGGTGTCAGATTCAACAAGCGATTTATATTTGAATCAGCAAAAGCAGGAGGTTGAGAATTCTCTGTTGAACTATAGTGATGTGTCAAATTCAACGTCAAATATTGTACTGGATTTGAATGAGGCAAAAACTGAAAGTCCTAATTGCAGTTTGGAACAGACATCAAATATGAAACCACATATTATTCCAGTTCAGGTTGAGGCTGAAGCTGCGAAATGCACTCATAGCTCAAAGAGGTTGTCAACTTCAAAGTTGGATTCTGTCCTAGATCAGCCTAATGTTATGAAAAAGTTTTTGAATTCAACATTCGAGTCCAATTCTGAGCAGCTTAAGTATGAATCTGAGAAAAATATGTCTAGCTCAGAAAAGATGGAAAATTTGGCAGTGTTTTCTTCAGATGACACTAGTGTGCAGCCAGAAAAGGTATCAAACTCAGAAACAGATTATGTTGCAAATCGGCCCATAAATGAACCAGATCCACCATTTAATTCTATGTCAGATCAAATTAAGTCTCCTATTGAAGCTGACAATTTTAAATGTAATGAGGATAAATTATCAAGTTCAATAGCTGATTCTGTTTCAGATAAGCTTGAGGCTAAATCTGAGAAGTCAATGCCCAACTTAACAGACATGTCCACTTCAGTTTGTGCTTCAAATGCAAAGGAATCAATGTCTGGTGAGTTGCACAGAGTGCAGGAACCTGTTCCGATTATTCAGGGGTCATCCTCCATTCAGTTTTCTGCAAGAAGTTCACCTGAAAGATCAGATGATTCAACAGTACAGAAAAACGTTGTCTCTTGTGGTGACTCCATTTCCAGCAATCCGGTTAAGGTTGAATCACCTATAGAAAATGATTCTGAAAATTCTGTAATCAATAGGAAGGCTACAAGAAAACAGAAATTTCCGATCTCTGGGAAATCTGATCATTCACCAAGCAACTCTCAAGTAATTCCATCTGTTCCTCATTACATGGCTGCCACAGTATCAGCAAAAGCAAAGGCCCGTCCTCATAACTCTCCAAAGTCCAGTCCAGACATCCATGAGGATGCTACTAATGCAAAGAGAAGAAACTCTCTACCAGGTTCACATGGAAAGCAACAATCTGTGTCTCCACGGAGGTCACTAACTCAATTTCAAAGATCTTCCAATGGGAACAGTGTTCTTTCCCCAACAGCCTCCTTGG AAAAACAAAAGCATGAGTGGCGAAGGTGA